The following proteins are encoded in a genomic region of Acidimicrobiia bacterium:
- a CDS encoding glyoxalase, with protein MQIDHVQLSGPPGCEPAMRVFWTLLGFVEIPKPDALVSRGGCWFRNGNAEVHIGIETPFTPAIKAHPGLAVADLDDLSRLLIDADGDPVWDDLWPGRRRFYVTDPVGNRLEFLDERA; from the coding sequence ATGCAGATCGATCATGTTCAACTGTCGGGACCGCCTGGCTGCGAGCCTGCCATGCGGGTCTTTTGGACACTTCTGGGATTTGTCGAGATCCCCAAACCGGACGCGTTGGTATCCCGGGGTGGGTGCTGGTTTCGGAACGGGAATGCCGAAGTCCACATCGGTATAGAAACACCGTTTACTCCGGCGATCAAGGCTCATCCCGGCCTGGCGGTTGCCGACCTCGACGACCTTTCGCGACTACTGATCGATGCAGACGGGGATCCCGTTTGGGACGACCTTTGGCCCGGGCGCCGGCGCTTCTATGTGACGGACCCGGTGGGCAACCGTCTCGAATTCCTCGACGAACGGGCCTGA